The Diadema setosum chromosome 4, eeDiaSeto1, whole genome shotgun sequence genome window below encodes:
- the LOC140227157 gene encoding E3 ubiquitin-protein ligase Midline-1-like, giving the protein MATFHQISSQNLECPICLTLFNQPKSLTCSHTFCKGCLEQVSQTQPSQQTITCPVCRKGTPLPSGDVSKLQTNVPLSSLVDEVKTKNPTCTVCETDEEPLAVSYCQDCAKNMCKSCERAHSAWKPVSNHEVVPVSEVLSGKVPLRRRRKCKTHPSADEDCFCTHCRENICSTCGMLEHMQAGHQLEKAAVHEEKVMKNIKELQEWAKLKKTTIENHIDFIETQRNEITNMMKRLIDDIDKTYEEYIQLLTDRREALKYQVQRLSENFDMELQTMKEESRQTVSHMKATEELVTNGMKVPLEKDALFAHDTLCENLKSFLGRDDPGDQSPRSVTERAKKISFRSYVKVNEIFLGELEGFTWDVKADVELPDNRMNCMTRAPDGKMAVGSGTGGIHLYSPDGELQQTLLKDVNLLGIEFLSDGQSVVRDKENKMSLYTPQWEKLDVTFETMSFDEGGFGGLTVDRDDNIYVSYRKPKKIQVFTPQGGKSVREVMCDGHEPVQIFSFQSTGKLIMRDVSGVVCLDGKGKKENVLMKEGYMYPYPAVCRDDSVIVAWVKHGEGLVSIDRYTRDLGHVHSLITDFKIQKPEKRNWFYLQEFESGEIAFCTPDRLYIFGAI; this is encoded by the coding sequence atggcaacgtttcaTCAAATCAGCAGCCAGAATCTGGAGTGTCCTATCTGTCTGACACTGTTCAACCAACCTAAATCACTGACATGTTCACACACTTTCTGCAAAGGATGCCTGGAGCAAGTCTCCCAAACTCAGCCCAGCCAACAAACAATAACATGCCCTGTATGCAGGAAAGGAACTCCCTTACCCAGTGGAGATGTGAGTAAGTTACAAACAAACGTACCCCTAAGTTCTCTAGTGGACGAAGTGAAAACCAAGAATCCAACATGCACAGTTTGTGAGACGGACGAAGAGCCTTTAGCTGTGTCCTACTGTCAGGACTGTGCGAAAAATATGTGTAAATCGTGTGAAAGAGCCCACTCAGCCTGGAAACCGGTCTCCAACCACGAAGTGGTACCCGTGAGCGAGGTGCTCTCGGGAAAAGTTCCGCTTAGGAGGCGACGGAAATGTAAGACACACCCCAGTGCTGATGAAGACTGTTTCTGTACCCATTGCCGGGAGAACATTTGCAGTACGTGTGGGATGCTAGAGCACATGCAAGCAGGTCATCAGCTTGAAAAAGCAGCTGTCCATGAGgaaaaagtaatgaaaaataTCAAGGAGTTACAAGAATgggcaaaattaaagaaaacaacCATTGAAAATCATATCGATTTCATAGAGACACAACgcaatgaaataacaaacatgATGAAAAGACTCATTGATGACATCGACAAGACGTACGAGGAATACATACAGCTATTAACAGACAGAAGAGAGGCGCTGAAATACCAAGTGCAACGATTGTCTGAAAACTTTGATATGGAATTACAAACTATGAAGGAAGAGAGTCGTCAAACAGTCAGTCACATGAAGGCTACGGAAGAGCTGGTAACTAACGGTATGAAGGTACCGCTAGAGAAAGACGCCTTGTTTGCACACGACACGCTATGCGAGAACTTGAAGAGCTTTTTGGGACGAGATGATCCTGGTGACCAATCCCCGAGAAGTGTGACAGAACGGGCTAAGAAGATTTCATTCCGTAGTTACGTGAAGGTCAATGAAATTTTTCTCGGAGAGTTGGAAGGTTTCACGTGGGATGTCAAAGCAGACGTAGAGCTCCCTGACAACAGAAtgaactgtatgactcgtgcaCCAGACGGTAAGATGGCGGTGGGATCTGGTACGGGCGGAATCCATCTCTACTCCCCTGATGGTGAGTTACAGCAGACATTACTGAAAGATGTCAATCTCCTTGGAATTGAATTCCTGTCTGATGGTCAAAGTGTTGTACGTGATAAGGAAAACAAGATGTCACTCTACACTCCACAGTGGGAGAAGCTCGACGTCACGTTCGAGACGATGAGTTTCGATGAAGGAGGGTTTGGTGGTCTCACTGTGGATAGAGATGATAATATCTACGTGAGTTATAGAAAACCGAAGAAGATCCAGGTATTTACCCCACAGGGTGGAAAGTCAGTAAGGGAAGTAATGTGTGATGGACATGAACCTGTGCAAATATTCTCCTTTCAGTCCACGGGAAAGCTGATAATGAGAGATGTATCAGGTGTCGTGTGCCTTGATGGTAAGGGGAAGAAGGAGAATGTCTTGATGAAGGAGGGTTATATGTATCCCTATCCAGCTGTTTGTCGAGATGATTCGGTCATCGTAGCCTGGGTAAAGCACGGGGAGGGTCTTGTCAGTATCGATCGATACACGAGAGATTTGGGACATGTGCACAGTCTTATCActgatttcaaaatacaaaaaccagAGAAAAGAAATTGGTTCTATCTACAAGAGTTTGAGAGTGGTGAGATAGCTTTCTGCACTCCAGATAGACTCTACATATTTGGTGCGATATAA